The proteins below come from a single Dermatophilaceae bacterium Soc4.6 genomic window:
- a CDS encoding ABC transporter ATP-binding protein, whose protein sequence is MLQLDNVSVRYGRSVQALRGVSFEVAEGEVLAVLGSNGAGKSTLLRAISGTLPLHGGSVTSGAVTFEGQRLTGLDPAAIVRRRLLQVPEGRQIFGRMSVEENLRVGGLSAEPRHRDAARERVFELFPRLKERLDQAGGLLSGGEQQMLAIGRALMSNPKMLLLDEPSLGLAPQMINLIGTIVTEINDSGTAVVLVEQNATMALRVAHKAVVLEVGELALSGTAAELASSEDVQRLYLGGHAESDERAQADVEHARAKVHRTLSVWRG, encoded by the coding sequence TTGCTTCAGCTCGACAACGTATCCGTGCGCTACGGACGCTCTGTGCAGGCCCTTCGGGGGGTCAGCTTCGAGGTCGCCGAGGGCGAGGTCCTGGCTGTCCTCGGCAGCAACGGCGCCGGCAAGTCGACCCTGCTGAGGGCCATCTCGGGCACCCTCCCCCTGCACGGGGGCTCGGTCACCTCCGGTGCCGTGACCTTCGAGGGACAGCGGCTGACCGGTCTCGACCCGGCCGCGATCGTGCGCCGCCGGCTGTTGCAGGTGCCCGAGGGCCGCCAGATCTTCGGTCGGATGTCGGTCGAGGAGAACCTGCGGGTCGGCGGGCTGTCGGCCGAGCCCCGTCACCGCGACGCCGCCCGCGAGAGGGTCTTCGAGCTGTTCCCGCGGTTGAAGGAGCGCCTCGACCAGGCAGGGGGGCTGCTGTCGGGAGGCGAGCAGCAGATGCTCGCGATCGGGCGCGCCCTCATGTCCAACCCCAAGATGCTCCTGCTCGACGAGCCGTCGCTCGGGCTCGCGCCGCAGATGATCAACCTCATCGGCACGATCGTCACCGAGATCAACGACAGCGGCACGGCCGTGGTGCTGGTCGAGCAGAACGCGACGATGGCCCTGCGCGTGGCTCACAAGGCCGTGGTGCTCGAGGTCGGCGAGCTCGCACTCAGTGGCACTGCCGCAGAGCTCGCCTCGTCGGAGGACGTGCAGCGTCTCTACCTGGGCGGGCACGCCGAGAGCGACGAGAGGGCGCAGGCCGACGTCGAGCACGCCCGCGCCAAGGTCCACCGCACGCTCTCGGTCTGGAGGGGCTGA
- a CDS encoding ABC transporter ATP-binding protein, whose product MTTTAQAAAESSPAPADTERDVRPLTIEGLTIRFGGIVALENVSFAVQPRTIHALIGPNGAGKSTCFNAITGIYKPTEGRIRLGDKDLVDTPAHRIAALGIGRAFQNLALSGTSSVLDNVMLGRYSLTTGGFLSYGLNLPWTMKAERRHQERAAEICDFLGIAAHLHKPAGVLSYGDQKRVDIARALAVEPTVLLLDEPAAGMNSSETAEMAQLIHDIRIGLGISILLVEHDMSLVMGIADRVTVLDFGRLIADDVPSVVQQDPAVISAYLGAETEDAPTAPGTPSPAPTDDKESPV is encoded by the coding sequence ATGACCACGACCGCCCAAGCCGCAGCGGAGTCCTCCCCGGCCCCCGCCGACACCGAGCGCGACGTGCGACCGCTCACCATCGAGGGGCTCACGATCCGCTTCGGGGGGATCGTGGCGCTGGAGAACGTGTCCTTCGCGGTCCAGCCACGCACGATCCACGCCCTCATCGGGCCCAACGGAGCGGGAAAGTCGACCTGCTTCAACGCCATCACCGGCATCTACAAGCCCACCGAGGGCCGGATTCGGTTGGGCGACAAAGACCTGGTCGACACCCCGGCCCACCGGATCGCCGCACTCGGCATCGGCCGGGCCTTCCAGAACCTCGCGCTCTCCGGCACCTCGAGCGTGCTCGACAACGTCATGCTGGGGCGCTACTCGCTCACCACGGGCGGGTTCCTGTCCTACGGGCTCAACCTGCCGTGGACGATGAAGGCCGAGCGGCGCCACCAGGAGCGTGCGGCCGAGATCTGCGACTTCCTCGGCATCGCGGCACACCTGCACAAACCGGCCGGGGTCCTCTCCTACGGCGACCAGAAGCGGGTCGACATCGCCCGGGCCCTCGCTGTCGAGCCCACGGTCCTGCTGCTCGACGAGCCCGCGGCCGGCATGAACTCCTCCGAGACGGCCGAGATGGCCCAGCTGATCCACGACATCCGGATCGGCCTCGGCATCTCGATCCTGCTGGTGGAGCACGACATGAGCCTCGTCATGGGCATCGCCGACCGGGTCACGGTGCTCGACTTCGGTCGTCTCATCGCCGATGACGTGCCCTCCGTCGTTCAGCAGGACCCGGCCGTCATCAGCGCCTACCTCGGCGCCGAGACCGAGGACGCACCCACGGCACCGGGCACCCCGTCCCCAGCCCCCACCGACGACAAGGAGTCACCGGTATGA
- a CDS encoding branched-chain amino acid ABC transporter permease gives MSILVQVLLNGTGRGAIYALLALGFVIIYKATEVVNFAHGSLALFGGYLTYALKSQVGWYLAALLGVLSAALLAFLLERLILSRAKLASQDSLAILTIGVDIIILTEISRRLGTEAAPFLGDPYQGIRLSILGATVEGPQIVALISAIVLIGAFFVVFRYSSWGLAMRAQSENKEAAALMGIRSSRVTSSAWAVGGALAGIAVLFIATLPIAGGAGLTAAHTIAFAAFPAAILGGLTSPGGAVVGGLTVGLVEAFSQQYINQDFAKVAVYLVMLIVLVARPSGLFGRVEQQRV, from the coding sequence ATGAGCATCCTCGTCCAGGTGCTGCTCAACGGCACCGGCCGCGGCGCCATCTACGCCCTCCTGGCCCTCGGCTTCGTCATCATCTACAAGGCCACCGAGGTCGTGAACTTCGCGCACGGGTCGCTCGCTCTCTTCGGTGGCTACCTCACCTACGCGCTCAAGTCACAGGTCGGCTGGTACCTCGCCGCACTGCTCGGCGTGCTGTCGGCGGCCCTGCTCGCCTTCCTTCTCGAGCGACTCATCCTCTCGCGAGCCAAGCTCGCCTCTCAGGACTCGTTGGCGATCCTCACCATCGGGGTCGACATCATCATCCTCACCGAGATCAGCCGCCGCCTCGGCACGGAGGCGGCGCCCTTCCTGGGCGACCCCTACCAGGGCATCCGGCTCTCGATCCTCGGAGCCACGGTCGAGGGCCCGCAGATCGTGGCGCTGATCAGCGCGATCGTGCTCATCGGCGCCTTCTTCGTGGTCTTCCGCTACTCCAGCTGGGGTCTGGCCATGCGGGCGCAGTCGGAGAACAAGGAGGCGGCGGCCCTGATGGGCATCCGCAGCAGCCGGGTCACCTCCAGCGCCTGGGCGGTCGGTGGAGCGCTGGCCGGCATCGCCGTCCTCTTCATCGCCACCCTGCCGATCGCCGGCGGAGCGGGCCTCACCGCAGCCCACACGATCGCCTTCGCCGCCTTCCCGGCCGCGATCCTCGGGGGTCTGACCTCACCCGGAGGGGCCGTCGTCGGCGGCCTCACGGTCGGGCTGGTCGAGGCCTTCTCCCAGCAGTACATCAACCAGGACTTCGCCAAGGTGGCGGTCTACCTCGTGATGCTCATCGTGCTCGTCGCGAGACCGTCCGGGCTCTTCGGAAGGGTGGAGCAGCAACGTGTCTGA
- a CDS encoding ABC transporter substrate-binding protein, protein MGSSKIARTLAVSTVVLSVALAGCSTKASTSNSGGAPAAGGVKTDVGVTDKDITLGNLTDLSGVFKTLGLGITQGTQMWAEDVNAKGGICGRQIKITSQDHGYSAEKAVPLYAQSKGSVLGYVQLLGSPILAALKKPLTDDKVAVVPSSWASTNLDVPEVVMVGTTYDVEMVDGLSYLLSKGKIKEGDTLGHIYVDSEYGKNGLKGSMSFADAHKMKIVQSAITSTDSDLTSAITQLKGAGVKAILLTTTPAQTASAVGQAAAQGLDVPVFGNNPTFTPQLLQTPAKAALTSGNFITVAGIQPFSSDAPVVKDIATRYKAKYKDTPTFGPLVGYTFGQTWGAILKTACDAGDLTRQGILDARAKTTVDTGGLAPSVLDFTNLGAPSTRAVWLLKPAEVEGGLSLVQPEPYTSDEAKAYKTPFQK, encoded by the coding sequence ATGGGCAGCTCGAAGATCGCGAGGACCCTGGCCGTCTCCACGGTAGTGCTCTCCGTCGCCCTCGCTGGGTGCAGCACCAAGGCGAGCACGAGCAACTCCGGGGGTGCCCCCGCCGCCGGAGGCGTCAAGACCGACGTCGGCGTGACCGACAAGGACATCACCCTCGGTAACCTCACCGACCTCTCCGGCGTCTTCAAGACCCTGGGTCTCGGCATCACCCAGGGCACCCAGATGTGGGCCGAGGACGTCAACGCCAAGGGTGGCATCTGCGGACGGCAGATCAAGATCACCAGCCAGGACCACGGCTACTCGGCCGAGAAGGCCGTGCCGCTGTACGCCCAGAGCAAGGGGTCGGTGCTCGGCTACGTGCAGCTCCTCGGCTCACCGATCCTCGCGGCGCTGAAGAAGCCGCTGACCGACGACAAGGTCGCCGTGGTGCCCTCGTCGTGGGCCTCGACCAACCTCGACGTGCCCGAGGTCGTCATGGTCGGCACGACCTACGACGTCGAGATGGTCGACGGGCTGTCCTACCTGCTGAGCAAGGGCAAGATCAAGGAGGGTGACACGCTCGGCCACATCTACGTCGACTCGGAGTACGGCAAGAACGGTCTCAAGGGATCGATGTCCTTCGCTGACGCCCACAAGATGAAGATCGTCCAGTCGGCCATCACCTCCACCGACTCCGACCTCACCAGCGCGATCACCCAGCTCAAGGGCGCCGGGGTCAAGGCCATCCTGCTCACGACCACCCCGGCCCAGACCGCCTCGGCCGTCGGACAGGCCGCGGCCCAGGGTCTCGACGTGCCGGTCTTCGGCAACAACCCGACCTTCACCCCGCAGCTGCTCCAGACGCCCGCCAAGGCGGCCCTGACGAGCGGCAACTTCATCACGGTCGCGGGCATCCAGCCCTTCAGCTCCGACGCGCCTGTCGTGAAGGACATCGCCACGAGGTACAAGGCGAAGTACAAGGACACGCCGACCTTCGGCCCGCTCGTCGGCTACACCTTCGGCCAGACCTGGGGAGCGATCCTCAAGACGGCCTGTGACGCCGGTGACCTGACCCGTCAGGGCATCCTCGACGCCCGGGCCAAGACCACCGTCGACACCGGTGGCCTGGCCCCCAGCGTGCTGGACTTCACCAACCTCGGCGCGCCGTCCACGCGCGCGGTGTGGCTGCTCAAGCCGGCCGAGGTCGAGGGCGGCCTGAGCCTCGTCCAGCCAGAGCCCTACACCTCCGACGAGGCCAAGGCCTACAAGACGCCGTTCCAGAAGTGA
- a CDS encoding DUF2142 domain-containing protein produces the protein MSRPVVRPPSASRMPRAVVLVTGLWVALLLGASLLWPPLTGYDEAMHVGMSAAYASSPTHLWDPGELTETTALRALRQRLPADPASTPYDALPLPARGDRPSFAALGGLTPDLTGAANQMVQHPPLAYLGYAALLRAPGVSGLAWDQQVWLLRLLSVLVAAPVPALAWATARRLLPAPGIDARPGRRPDLGALAIAAAVVPLTLPNLVRVCASVSNDVLLVLTTSVLLLGLARVVTGDLGRHAALLVGGGLAAALWTKGLALVLPPLVVVAYGWALRTHARSQVVSLGVAARRHRASLVTVLVGGVVGGLWWLRNVVLFHQVQVTGVGEAGLLALYGAPDGAGRPVDFIRGWPYLVAVRMWGGVGLPDTPVPSPLVVWGWPVLLVAALLVAVALPSRRPGARLGVTLVAWAPVLLTLLVVGSGSWSTYHRWSSSISGAQGRYLYPLVVGLAAGAVAGATRLRPRATRVLPGVLLVAALATQTSTWAMLLTSWFAPGRATSPPDLVAGFQVLGQVSPVPLAVTVCLVLVLPVAAALAGVAGTLPQRDNGV, from the coding sequence GTGAGCCGGCCGGTGGTGCGTCCCCCCTCGGCCTCTCGGATGCCCCGGGCCGTCGTGCTCGTCACCGGCCTGTGGGTTGCCCTGCTGCTCGGGGCGAGCCTGCTCTGGCCTCCACTGACGGGCTACGACGAGGCGATGCACGTGGGGATGTCTGCGGCCTACGCCAGCTCACCCACCCACCTCTGGGACCCCGGTGAGCTCACCGAGACCACCGCCCTGCGTGCGCTGCGGCAGCGGCTGCCCGCCGACCCTGCCAGCACGCCGTACGACGCCCTGCCCCTGCCCGCCCGCGGCGACCGGCCCAGCTTCGCTGCGCTCGGCGGGCTCACCCCGGACCTCACCGGGGCGGCCAACCAGATGGTGCAGCACCCCCCGCTCGCCTACCTGGGGTATGCCGCCCTGCTGCGCGCGCCGGGGGTGTCCGGGCTGGCGTGGGACCAGCAGGTGTGGCTGCTGCGACTGCTGTCCGTCCTGGTCGCTGCCCCCGTCCCGGCCCTCGCGTGGGCCACCGCCCGACGCCTGCTGCCCGCTCCAGGGATCGACGCACGCCCGGGGCGTCGGCCCGACCTCGGTGCGCTCGCGATCGCGGCGGCCGTGGTGCCGCTGACGCTGCCCAACCTCGTGCGGGTCTGCGCGTCGGTGTCGAACGACGTGCTCCTGGTGCTGACCACCTCGGTGCTGCTGCTCGGGCTGGCTCGGGTCGTGACGGGCGACCTCGGCCGTCATGCGGCGCTGCTGGTGGGCGGTGGTCTCGCGGCCGCTCTCTGGACCAAGGGGCTGGCCCTCGTGCTGCCGCCTCTCGTCGTCGTCGCCTACGGGTGGGCGCTGCGCACCCACGCCCGGTCGCAGGTGGTGTCCCTCGGCGTCGCTGCCCGGCGGCACCGGGCCAGCCTGGTGACCGTCCTCGTCGGCGGCGTCGTCGGGGGCCTGTGGTGGCTGCGGAACGTCGTGCTCTTCCACCAGGTGCAGGTCACCGGGGTGGGGGAGGCCGGCCTCCTGGCGCTCTACGGGGCGCCGGACGGGGCTGGTCGCCCGGTCGACTTCATCCGCGGCTGGCCCTACCTCGTGGCGGTGCGGATGTGGGGTGGCGTGGGGCTGCCGGACACTCCGGTGCCCTCCCCGCTCGTGGTGTGGGGGTGGCCCGTGCTGCTGGTGGCCGCCCTGCTCGTCGCGGTGGCGCTGCCGTCCCGCCGACCGGGCGCGCGGCTCGGCGTGACCCTCGTCGCCTGGGCGCCGGTGCTGCTGACCCTGCTCGTGGTCGGCTCCGGCTCCTGGTCGACCTACCACCGGTGGTCCTCGTCCATCAGCGGCGCCCAGGGTCGCTACCTCTACCCGCTCGTCGTGGGCCTCGCCGCCGGGGCAGTCGCCGGCGCGACCAGGCTGCGCCCTCGCGCGACGCGCGTCCTGCCCGGGGTGCTGCTCGTCGCCGCCCTGGCGACCCAGACCTCGACCTGGGCGATGCTGCTGACCTCGTGGTTCGCGCCCGGCCGGGCCACCTCCCCGCCCGATCTCGTGGCGGGCTTCCAGGTGCTCGGGCAGGTCTCGCCGGTGCCGCTCGCCGTCACCGTCTGCCTCGTGCTCGTGCTCCCTGTCGCGGCCGCGCTGGCCGGTGTCGCGGGCACCCTCCCGCAGCGGGACAATGGGGTATGA
- a CDS encoding NAD(P)/FAD-dependent oxidoreductase, which translates to MSTTQVPGRHRVVVIGTGFGGLFAVKALKRADVDITLIGKTTAHLFQPLLYQVATGILSEGEIAPAAREVVRRQRNVTTLVGDVREIDVTARTVTSHHLGRTLVTPYDDLVVAAGAGQSYFGNDHFARWAPGMKDIDDALELRGLILGSFEQAELAAVRGDKQEVARLLSFVVVGAGPTGVEMAGQIAELSSRTLKRDFRHIDPRSASVTLVDGAHQVLPAFGDRLGELAQRRLEKMGVEVVLGGMVVDVDSTGIEVKDGDSGYTRRIEAITKVWAAGVKASELGATLSEQTGAELDRSGRIAVLPDLTLPGHPEIHVVGDMIALDRLPGVAQVAIQGARFSAKAIRARQDGHETAPAFHYKDKGSMATVSRFSAVASVGKLRFGGFIAWLLWLAVHLVYIIGFKNRITTLLHWAVSFIGRGRAERTITEQQVFGRGAIERLGEEHQPRLPGPRGT; encoded by the coding sequence ATGAGCACCACACAGGTCCCTGGCCGTCACCGGGTCGTCGTCATCGGCACCGGCTTCGGTGGGCTGTTCGCCGTGAAAGCCCTCAAGCGGGCCGACGTCGACATCACCCTCATCGGCAAGACGACCGCCCACCTCTTCCAGCCCCTGCTCTACCAGGTCGCCACCGGCATCCTCTCCGAGGGCGAGATCGCCCCGGCAGCGCGCGAGGTCGTGCGGCGTCAGCGCAACGTCACCACGCTGGTGGGCGATGTGCGCGAGATCGACGTCACGGCCCGCACGGTCACCTCCCACCACCTCGGGCGCACCCTCGTGACGCCGTACGACGACCTGGTGGTGGCCGCGGGCGCCGGCCAGTCCTACTTCGGCAACGACCACTTCGCCCGGTGGGCGCCGGGGATGAAGGACATCGACGACGCGCTGGAGCTGCGTGGACTGATCCTCGGCTCCTTCGAGCAGGCCGAGCTCGCCGCGGTCCGCGGCGACAAGCAGGAGGTGGCGCGCCTGCTCAGCTTCGTCGTCGTCGGCGCCGGCCCCACCGGGGTCGAGATGGCCGGGCAGATCGCCGAGCTCAGCAGCCGCACCCTCAAGCGCGACTTCCGGCACATCGACCCGCGCAGCGCGTCGGTCACCCTCGTCGACGGCGCCCACCAGGTGCTGCCGGCCTTCGGTGACCGCCTCGGCGAGCTCGCCCAGCGGCGGCTCGAGAAGATGGGCGTCGAGGTGGTGCTCGGCGGGATGGTCGTCGACGTCGACTCCACCGGCATCGAGGTCAAGGACGGCGACAGCGGCTACACCCGCCGCATCGAGGCGATCACCAAGGTCTGGGCGGCGGGCGTCAAGGCGAGCGAGCTGGGGGCGACCCTCTCGGAGCAGACCGGCGCAGAGCTCGACCGTTCGGGCCGCATCGCCGTGCTGCCCGACCTCACCCTGCCCGGGCACCCGGAGATCCACGTCGTCGGCGACATGATCGCGCTCGACCGGCTGCCCGGTGTCGCACAGGTCGCCATCCAGGGAGCGCGCTTCTCCGCCAAGGCGATTCGGGCCCGGCAGGATGGCCACGAGACCGCGCCGGCGTTCCACTACAAGGACAAGGGGTCGATGGCCACGGTGTCGCGGTTCTCCGCGGTGGCCAGTGTCGGCAAGCTGCGGTTCGGCGGTTTCATCGCCTGGCTGCTCTGGCTGGCCGTGCACCTCGTCTACATCATCGGCTTCAAGAACCGCATCACGACGCTGCTGCACTGGGCGGTCAGCTTCATCGGCCGGGGCCGCGCCGAGCGCACGATCACCGAGCAGCAGGTCTTCGGTCGCGGGGCGATCGAGCGGCTCGGGGAGGAGCACCAGCCCCGGCTGCCCGGCCCGCGCGGGACCTGA
- a CDS encoding pitrilysin family protein, protein MADIAYPIELRTLDNGLRVVVSPDHAVPTVTVNLWVGVGSRHEVAGRTGFAHLFEHLMFQGSRRVASGEHFSALMAQGGRLNATTWFDRTNYFETVPKGAFELALWLEADRHGHLLDALTQDNLDNQRDVVKEEKRQRYDNVPYGSALLDVYATVFPDDHPYHHPTIGSMADLDAASLDDVHTFFRTHYGPGNTVLTVVGDVEPDEAFAAVERYFGGLTATTHPASQPPHTLEPLTAPVHVERREAVPNDRLYLAFRLPPDGTDAYYACCLAMDAIGGLATSRLVRRLVREEQVATGLSAHTMGLVDGVSLGLISVDVADGADRAAVETAVLDELERFAVEGPTEAEQEASTAETERAWLSALASMDERADAICHYTLLLDDPHYVNTFLDRVGAVSPEQVRAAAAHWLTPSARAVVAYVATHEATGEATGEATDDPSTQDQEVSA, encoded by the coding sequence GTGGCTGACATCGCGTACCCGATCGAGCTCCGCACGCTGGACAACGGCCTCCGGGTGGTCGTCTCGCCCGACCACGCCGTGCCCACCGTGACCGTCAACCTCTGGGTCGGCGTCGGGTCGCGGCACGAGGTCGCGGGCCGCACCGGCTTCGCCCACCTCTTCGAGCACCTGATGTTCCAGGGGTCGCGCCGGGTGGCCTCGGGGGAGCACTTCAGCGCCCTGATGGCACAGGGCGGTCGGCTGAACGCGACCACGTGGTTCGACCGCACCAACTACTTCGAGACCGTGCCCAAGGGCGCCTTCGAGCTGGCGCTGTGGCTCGAGGCCGACCGGCACGGGCACCTGCTCGACGCGCTGACCCAGGACAACCTCGACAACCAGCGCGACGTGGTCAAGGAGGAGAAGCGCCAGCGCTACGACAACGTGCCCTACGGCAGTGCGCTGCTCGACGTCTACGCCACCGTGTTCCCCGACGACCATCCCTACCACCACCCGACGATCGGGTCGATGGCGGACCTCGACGCGGCCAGTCTCGACGACGTGCACACGTTCTTCCGCACGCACTACGGCCCGGGCAACACCGTGCTCACCGTCGTCGGCGACGTCGAGCCGGATGAGGCGTTCGCCGCCGTCGAGCGCTACTTCGGGGGGCTCACGGCGACGACGCACCCGGCCTCGCAGCCGCCGCACACGCTGGAGCCGCTGACCGCCCCGGTCCACGTCGAGCGCCGCGAGGCCGTGCCCAACGACCGGCTGTACCTCGCCTTCCGCCTGCCGCCCGACGGCACCGACGCCTACTACGCGTGCTGTCTGGCCATGGACGCGATCGGCGGTCTCGCGACCTCCCGACTGGTGCGTCGCCTCGTGCGCGAGGAGCAGGTGGCGACGGGCCTCAGCGCCCACACGATGGGCCTGGTCGACGGTGTCTCCCTCGGCCTGATCTCGGTCGACGTCGCCGACGGAGCCGATCGAGCGGCCGTCGAGACGGCCGTCCTCGACGAGCTCGAGCGCTTCGCTGTCGAGGGGCCCACGGAGGCCGAGCAGGAGGCCTCCACCGCCGAGACCGAGCGCGCCTGGCTGAGCGCGCTGGCGAGCATGGACGAGCGCGCCGACGCGATCTGCCACTACACGTTGCTGCTCGACGACCCCCACTACGTCAACACGTTCCTCGACCGGGTGGGTGCCGTCAGCCCCGAGCAGGTCCGCGCCGCGGCCGCCCACTGGCTGACGCCGTCGGCGCGGGCGGTCGTCGCCTACGTCGCGACCCACGAGGCGACCGGCGAGGCGACCGGCGAGGCGACCGACGACCCGAGCACCCAGGACCAGGAGGTCTCGGCATGA
- a CDS encoding pitrilysin family protein, whose product MTLQSQDTDTSDATDSDAIDTSDTTQVPRPEVVPPEPYTFPEPTRQTLTNGLTVVAYDVPGQYVVSVRLVLPLPLATEPRDREGVATILARTLDEGTTEHTSAEFAELLERKGVALGAGASEPGLTVEVDVAKRHLDYALDLLRQALTQPAFPAAEVERHRKQRLAEIEQERAVPGQRAAIELLATLYAPGERASRPTAGSRDTIASITRDDVAALHAAHVGPAGATIVVAGDLAGVDAVAAVEAALGGWAVPAGSALPQGDVAATPAAPADDRVRIVMLDRPGSVQTELVVACPGPDRKVARGWSAYPVLSFVLGGGPNARIDSVLREEKGFTYGIRSGFRPRRSGGLFLTSGSVRADSTVEALGTLLDILDGGRDGFTDAEVRSGVDFVAMTAPGRYATADAIADEAATMAQDGLTTQFTTHNLRQMVRLEAADLDGAYRDVVDGRWTVVVVGDAAAYADGIRALGRGDVTVLPA is encoded by the coding sequence ATGACCCTTCAGAGCCAGGACACGGATACCAGCGACGCCACCGACAGCGACGCCATCGACACCAGCGACACCACGCAGGTGCCGCGACCCGAGGTCGTTCCCCCGGAGCCCTACACGTTCCCCGAGCCGACGCGGCAGACCCTCACCAACGGCCTGACGGTCGTGGCCTACGACGTGCCGGGGCAGTACGTCGTCTCGGTGCGGCTGGTGCTGCCCCTGCCGCTGGCGACCGAGCCGCGTGACCGAGAGGGTGTCGCGACGATCCTCGCTCGCACCCTCGACGAGGGCACCACCGAGCACACGTCGGCAGAGTTCGCCGAGCTGCTGGAGCGCAAGGGCGTGGCGCTCGGAGCCGGGGCCTCCGAGCCGGGGCTCACGGTCGAGGTCGATGTGGCGAAGCGGCACCTCGACTACGCGCTCGACCTGCTGCGCCAGGCGCTGACCCAGCCGGCCTTCCCCGCGGCCGAGGTGGAGCGACACCGCAAGCAGCGACTGGCCGAGATCGAGCAGGAGCGGGCGGTGCCCGGTCAGCGCGCGGCGATCGAGCTGCTGGCCACGCTGTATGCGCCGGGCGAGCGGGCCTCCCGCCCCACCGCCGGCTCACGCGACACCATCGCCTCGATCACCCGCGACGACGTCGCCGCTCTCCACGCCGCTCACGTCGGCCCGGCGGGGGCGACGATCGTGGTGGCCGGAGACCTCGCCGGCGTCGACGCCGTGGCCGCTGTCGAGGCCGCGCTCGGTGGCTGGGCGGTGCCCGCCGGCTCCGCCCTACCGCAGGGCGACGTCGCCGCCACGCCCGCGGCGCCTGCCGACGACCGCGTGCGCATCGTGATGCTCGACCGTCCCGGGTCGGTGCAGACCGAGCTCGTCGTCGCCTGCCCCGGCCCCGACCGCAAGGTGGCCCGCGGCTGGTCGGCCTACCCGGTGCTGAGCTTCGTGCTCGGCGGGGGCCCGAACGCGCGCATCGACTCCGTGCTGCGCGAGGAGAAGGGCTTCACCTACGGCATCCGCTCGGGCTTCCGTCCTCGTCGCAGCGGCGGGCTCTTCCTCACCAGCGGCAGCGTGCGCGCCGACAGCACCGTCGAGGCGCTCGGCACCCTGCTCGACATCCTCGACGGCGGGCGTGACGGCTTCACCGACGCCGAGGTCCGCTCCGGCGTCGACTTCGTGGCCATGACCGCGCCCGGGCGCTACGCGACGGCCGACGCGATCGCCGACGAGGCTGCGACGATGGCCCAGGACGGGCTCACGACGCAGTTCACCACCCACAACCTGCGCCAGATGGTGCGGCTCGAGGCCGCCGACCTCGACGGGGCCTACCGTGACGTCGTCGACGGGCGGTGGACGGTCGTCGTCGTCGGTGACGCCGCGGCCTACGCCGACGGGATCCGGGCCCTGGGCCGGGGCGACGTCACCGTCCTCCCCGCCTAG
- the hisN gene encoding histidinol-phosphatase, whose protein sequence is MTSYDDDLRLAHVLADSVERVTMARFRADNLVVDTKPDLTPVTDADRATEQVLRSQLARARPRDSFLGEEFGVTGHGPRQWVVDPIDGTKNFVRGLPVWATLIALVDDGQPVVGLIAAPALGRRWWGAIGAGSWSGRSISSAHPNRVSRVSRLEDASLSYSSLSSWRAVGRHEQVVGLTDTCWRSRAYGDFWSYVLVAEGSVDIAAEPELALHDMAALVPVVTEAGGRFTSLDGDDGCWGGNAVATNGLLHDEVLDRLAPGQ, encoded by the coding sequence GTGACCTCCTACGACGACGACCTGCGCTTGGCCCACGTCCTGGCCGACTCCGTCGAGCGGGTGACGATGGCCCGGTTCCGCGCCGACAACCTCGTCGTCGACACCAAGCCCGACCTCACCCCCGTCACGGACGCCGACCGCGCCACCGAGCAGGTCCTCCGCTCGCAGCTGGCCCGTGCCCGCCCGCGCGACTCGTTCCTCGGTGAGGAGTTCGGCGTGACCGGGCACGGGCCCCGCCAGTGGGTCGTCGACCCGATCGACGGCACGAAGAACTTCGTGCGCGGGCTCCCCGTGTGGGCCACCCTCATCGCCCTCGTCGACGACGGCCAGCCCGTGGTCGGCCTCATCGCCGCACCGGCGCTCGGGCGCCGCTGGTGGGGCGCGATCGGGGCCGGGTCGTGGTCGGGTCGGTCGATCTCGAGCGCCCACCCCAACCGGGTCTCGCGGGTCAGCCGTCTCGAGGACGCCTCTCTCTCCTACTCGTCACTGTCGTCGTGGCGAGCGGTCGGCCGGCACGAGCAGGTCGTCGGCCTCACCGACACCTGCTGGCGCAGCCGCGCGTACGGAGACTTCTGGTCCTATGTGCTGGTGGCCGAAGGCAGCGTCGACATCGCCGCCGAGCCCGAGCTGGCGCTCCACGACATGGCCGCCCTGGTGCCGGTCGTGACCGAGGCCGGCGGCCGCTTCACCTCGCTCGACGGCGACGACGGCTGCTGGGGCGGCAACGCCGTCGCCACCAACGGCCTGCTCCACGACGAGGTGCTGGACAGGCTAGCCCCCGGGCAGTGA